One stretch of Geoalkalibacter ferrihydriticus DSM 17813 DNA includes these proteins:
- a CDS encoding sigma-54-dependent transcriptional regulator, whose product MPKNILIVDDEPNHRLMLRLHLEQAGHRATEAVNGQQALERIAREAFDLILLDLQMDVMDGLTLLGELRRQGREIPVIVITAHGSVKTAVQAMKLGALDFLAKPVEVAELLRLVDQPQRVAAPPEIPRDYRFPGVSGSVMGKVLDLLAMVAPTDASVLILGESGTGKELVARSLHDNSPRAQGAFLAVNCAALSEHLVESELFGHEKGAFTSAAVAKPGKFELAEGGTLFLDEIGELPLALQPKLLRALQEKTFERVGGTRTLKADVRIVAATNRDLHEQVRAGAFREDLFFRLNVFPVRLPPLRERRDEIPLLLRYFIDKYAPRFNKLIKGWSDGFLKKLEIYSFPGNIRELENLVERSIILARGDVLDEQLLPDLSRASSVRDDASVDLKEREKQAIRQALAQTGGNKSKAADLLGISRRALHYKIKDYGLG is encoded by the coding sequence GTGCCGAAAAACATCCTCATCGTCGACGACGAACCCAATCATCGCCTGATGCTGCGCCTGCATCTCGAGCAGGCCGGGCATCGCGCAACGGAAGCCGTCAACGGGCAGCAGGCGCTGGAGCGCATCGCCCGCGAGGCTTTCGATCTGATCCTGCTTGATCTGCAGATGGATGTCATGGACGGACTGACCCTGCTTGGTGAGTTGCGCCGTCAAGGCCGCGAGATTCCGGTGATCGTCATCACCGCCCACGGCAGCGTCAAAACGGCCGTGCAGGCCATGAAGCTTGGTGCGCTGGATTTTCTCGCCAAACCGGTGGAGGTCGCCGAGCTGCTGCGCCTGGTCGACCAACCACAGCGCGTCGCGGCGCCGCCGGAAATCCCCAGAGATTATCGCTTCCCCGGCGTGAGCGGCTCCGTGATGGGCAAGGTGCTCGACCTGTTGGCCATGGTGGCGCCCACCGACGCCTCGGTGCTGATTCTGGGCGAATCGGGCACCGGCAAGGAGCTCGTGGCGCGCTCGCTGCACGACAATTCCCCCCGTGCGCAGGGCGCTTTTCTGGCGGTCAACTGTGCGGCGTTGAGTGAGCATCTGGTAGAAAGCGAACTCTTCGGGCACGAAAAGGGCGCTTTCACCAGTGCTGCTGTGGCTAAACCGGGCAAGTTCGAACTGGCCGAAGGGGGTACGTTGTTTCTTGATGAAATCGGCGAACTGCCTTTGGCGCTGCAACCGAAACTTTTGCGCGCCCTGCAGGAAAAAACCTTCGAGCGGGTTGGCGGCACCCGCACGCTCAAGGCCGATGTGCGTATCGTGGCCGCCACCAACCGTGATCTGCACGAGCAGGTGCGCGCCGGTGCTTTTCGCGAGGATCTGTTCTTTCGCCTCAACGTTTTCCCCGTGCGCCTGCCGCCGCTGCGCGAGCGGCGGGATGAAATCCCGCTGTTGCTGCGCTATTTCATCGACAAGTACGCACCGCGCTTCAACAAACTCATCAAAGGCTGGAGCGACGGCTTTCTCAAAAAACTTGAGATATATTCCTTCCCCGGCAATATCCGCGAGCTGGAAAACCTCGTGGAGCGCAGCATTATTCTGGCGCGTGGTGATGTGCTTGACGAGCAACTGCTGCCCGATCTGTCACGGGCGTCTTCGGTGAGGGACGATGCAAGCGTCGATCTCAAGGAACGCGAAAAGCAGGCCATTCGCCAGGCCTTGGCGCAGACCGGCGGCAACAAGTCCAAAGCCGCCGACCTGCTCGGTATCAGCCGTCGGGCGCTGCACTACAAAATCAAGGATTACGGGTTGGGATGA
- a CDS encoding DUF1318 domain-containing protein — MKILYRSLLGLALLAAAACVTINIYFPAEELRGAADQIVHEVWGERSTPQPPAGERGSFLKWLPGPATAYAAQDINVSTPEIRAVKESMKERSERLFPFLDTGHVGISADGLLKVRRTDGLDLRTRGEVNRLVGEENTDRQRLYREIARANGFPDRVHEVQSIFADSWRDNAAAGWYLEQPDGSWRSK; from the coding sequence ATGAAAATCCTGTATCGTTCACTGCTGGGCCTGGCACTTCTGGCCGCTGCGGCCTGTGTCACCATCAATATCTATTTTCCCGCCGAAGAATTGCGCGGTGCCGCCGATCAGATCGTTCACGAAGTTTGGGGAGAGCGTTCGACGCCCCAGCCGCCGGCCGGCGAGCGGGGCAGTTTCCTGAAGTGGTTACCGGGGCCCGCCACGGCCTACGCCGCACAGGATATCAACGTCAGCACCCCGGAAATCCGTGCCGTGAAGGAGTCGATGAAGGAGCGCTCCGAGCGTCTGTTTCCTTTTCTCGACACAGGTCATGTAGGCATTTCTGCTGATGGGTTGTTGAAAGTGCGTCGTACCGATGGCCTGGATCTGCGCACCCGTGGCGAGGTCAACCGTCTGGTCGGCGAAGAAAACACTGACCGTCAGCGGCTTTACCGCGAAATCGCCCGCGCCAACGGTTTTCCCGATCGCGTCCATGAGGTGCAGTCTATTTTTGCCGATTCCTGGCGCGACAACGCCGCCGCAGGATGGTATCTGGAACAACCGGACGGCAGTTGGCGCAGCAAATGA
- a CDS encoding PilZ domain-containing protein — MSRKFIVIHHSPALRKIIGAKIRANLDDVQVLEAENSERGLSLVQDHRCHLVIYLWDGCDPGGFALHDKLRDLPNGQRVPFLLLTTSDNEDNFKQIEIAGVQEHLLLPCPSQQFAETLNRVCNPVTLRRDKRYAVQDTIFLLEQRGHALQGNVINASLGGMLCEVPFSESFNWSLPAAASINFFVDGHNIVAPHLYSTVVQLTVTHRHPDFSPRKLRIAFRFLQVPDESRQALQEVFSKVEELEQLSSYNPALEEI; from the coding sequence ATGAGCCGCAAGTTCATCGTCATCCACCATTCTCCGGCCCTGCGCAAAATCATCGGTGCGAAAATCCGCGCCAATCTCGATGATGTCCAGGTTCTGGAAGCTGAGAATTCGGAACGCGGCCTGTCTCTGGTACAGGATCACCGCTGCCACCTTGTTATTTACCTGTGGGACGGCTGTGATCCCGGCGGCTTCGCGCTGCACGACAAACTACGCGATTTGCCCAACGGTCAGAGGGTTCCCTTTTTACTGCTGACCACCAGCGACAATGAAGACAACTTCAAGCAGATTGAAATCGCCGGGGTCCAGGAGCACCTGCTTCTGCCTTGCCCCTCCCAGCAATTCGCGGAAACCCTCAACCGGGTGTGCAACCCGGTTACCCTGAGGCGCGACAAGCGCTACGCGGTGCAGGACACCATCTTTCTTCTTGAGCAGCGCGGCCATGCCCTGCAAGGCAATGTCATCAACGCCAGCCTCGGCGGCATGCTCTGCGAAGTTCCCTTTTCGGAATCCTTCAATTGGTCCCTGCCCGCGGCGGCCAGCATCAATTTTTTCGTGGACGGCCACAACATCGTCGCTCCCCACCTCTACTCTACAGTCGTGCAACTTACCGTAACCCACCGCCACCCCGATTTTTCCCCGCGCAAGCTGCGCATTGCATTCCGCTTTCTCCAGGTTCCCGACGAAAGCCGCCAAGCACTGCAAGAGGTCTTTTCTAAAGTAGAGGAATTGGAGCAACTCAGCAGCTATAACCCGGCCCTGGAAGAAATCTAA
- a CDS encoding hemerythrin domain-containing protein — MAKIDVTQVMVEEHKLILRMIALLEGNVARMEAGRFRDWQFFLDAVNFIRNYADRFHHAKEEDVLFKALVDNGMPRENSPVAAMLLAHDEGRAFVRAMEEGAQKALAGESGQIPVIAENARGYIALLRDHIDKEDNILYPLAERVLPEGPRAAMVDAYRQAEAQSPDLEEKYRRLVEKYEHQAAA; from the coding sequence ATGGCAAAAATCGACGTGACTCAGGTAATGGTCGAAGAGCACAAGCTGATTTTGCGCATGATTGCGCTGTTGGAAGGCAACGTCGCGCGTATGGAGGCGGGCCGCTTCCGTGACTGGCAGTTTTTTCTCGACGCGGTCAATTTCATTCGCAACTACGCCGACCGCTTTCATCATGCCAAGGAAGAGGACGTGTTGTTCAAGGCCCTGGTTGATAACGGCATGCCGCGGGAGAACTCACCGGTGGCCGCCATGCTCTTGGCCCATGATGAGGGGCGCGCTTTTGTGCGTGCCATGGAGGAAGGCGCACAGAAGGCCTTGGCCGGCGAGTCGGGACAGATTCCGGTGATTGCGGAAAATGCGCGCGGCTACATTGCCCTGCTGCGCGACCACATTGACAAGGAAGATAATATCCTCTATCCCCTGGCGGAGCGGGTGTTGCCTGAGGGGCCGCGTGCGGCCATGGTTGATGCCTATCGGCAGGCCGAGGCCCAGAGCCCGGATCTGGAAGAAAAATACCGGCGGCTTGTGGAAAAATATGAACACCAGGCCGCGGCCTGA